Sequence from the Pongo pygmaeus isolate AG05252 chromosome 23, NHGRI_mPonPyg2-v2.0_pri, whole genome shotgun sequence genome:
ttttctattttccctaagtgtcggctggtttgagaaataaagggacagagtacaaaagagagaaattttaaagctgggcgtccaggggagacatcacatgtcggtaggttccgtgatgcctcacaagccgcaaaaccagcaagtttttattagggactttcaaaaggggagggagtgtacgaataggatgtgggtcacaaagatcacgtacttcacaaggtaatagaatatcacaaggcaaatggaggcagggcgagatcacaggaccacaggaccggggcgaaattaaaattgctaatgaagtttcgggcaccattgtcattgataacatcttatcaggagacagggttttgagagtaACCGGTcggaccaaaatttattaggcgggaatttcctcttcctaataagcctggaagcgctatgggagactagggtttatttcatccctacagtctCGACCATAGAAGACAGCCACACCCAAGGGGGCCATTTATAGACCCACCCTCAGgggtgcattctctttctcaaggATGTTCCtcgctgagaaaaagaattcagcgatatttctcccatttgcttttgaaagaagagaaatatggttcCGTTCCGCCCGGCTcaccggcggtcagagtttaaggttatctctcttattccttgaacaattgctgttatcctgttcttttttcaaggtgcccagatttcatattgttcaaacacacatgctctacaatttgtgcagttaacgcaattatcacagtgtcctgaggcaacatacatcctcctcagctgacaggattaagagattaaagtaaagacaggcataggaaatcacaagggtattgattggggaagtgataagtgtccacgaaatcttcacaatttgtgtttagagattgcagtaaagacaggcataggaaactataaaagtattaatttggggaactaataaatgtccatgaatcctttacaatccacgttcttctgccatggcttcagccggtccctctgtttggggtccctgacttcccgcaacaattGGGCCTAGCGTGCTTTTAGACTCTGATGGATATGGGTGAGCTCATTTAGATTCTCCTCCAGCTCCTGAGCCCACTGCCTCAGCGACTCAGCAGACTTGGATTTTGCCCCCTTGTGCAAGTCCAGTGAGTCTTGCACAAGGTTGACTACATCCAGCACAACGAGGATACCTGAAGTGGCCTTGCCCAGGTTCTGGGCTACTTTTCTCACTATCCGGGTGGGGGCTCCGGGTGTTCTCAGTGTCTCAACAATATTTATAGGTACGTATCACGAAGCAATCAAAGGGCGTCCAACAGTGGCTTTAGTCCTGAGTGTACGGACATCATTCGCAATCATTTTTGTGGCTTCGTCAAAATCAAGTGCAAAAGAAAGCACACTGGGTGTGATGTCACGCATAATGTCCCTTAGTGCCTCCAATTGGTCAGTGCTGGTTGCAGTCAGCCTGCTGGCTTTGAGTTCTGCTGACCTTGTGTATGTGTTCTCCACAATGCCGGAGGCGATCCCAGCTGTAGCAGATGCTATTCCCAGCCCTACCCCAGCTGCTGTAATGCTCAGGCTCAGCCCTGCTGTAAATGGTGCCAACACAACGCCAATGACAGACAGGATGCCAGTGGAGCCAGACACCACTTTGGCGATGACGCAGCCTCTGTGGACCTCTTCAATCTCATTTGCAATGACACGAAGCCTTTCTATGGACTCCTGAATCTTCCATCTGATTTGAGGAAACTGTTTCAAAAACCACTCCCTAAACTGCTGGTCTTTTTGCTGCATGTCTTTGTCCTCGATAGCCACATATGGTGTAAGATTCTTCAGAGCTTCATAGAGAGCATCTGCCTCATCTCTGTACCAATAAAGGACAGATGATTAAGAAAGGCAGcttacttatctgtaaaatgagctcAACAAGATCTATTCTGCATAAATCACAGAGCTGTTACTATAAGTCAAATGGAAATAAAGTTCTAAAaggtaaataattattttcaaggccgggcgcggtggctcacgcctgtaatcccagcactttgggaggccgagatgggcggatcacaaggtcaggagatcgagaccatcctagctaacacagtgaaaccccgtctctactaataatacaaaaaattagccaggtgtggtggtgagtgcctgtagtcccagctacttgggaggctgaggcaggagaatggcgtgaatctgggaggtggagcttgcagtgagccgagatcgtgccactgcactccagcctaggcaacagagcgagactccatctcaaaaaataataataataataattctattcAAGGTTAAATATGTTTTGTACAACATACATATGCCACAGTACTTATTCAGTTTgggaaaaaataagttaaagtCATCTTCAGATGCTC
This genomic interval carries:
- the LOC129023427 gene encoding LOW QUALITY PROTEIN: apolipoprotein L4 (The sequence of the model RefSeq protein was modified relative to this genomic sequence to represent the inferred CDS: substituted 1 base at 1 genomic stop codon), translated to MEGAALLRVFVLCIWMQQNHPGWTVAGQFQEKKLFTEEVIKYFQKKVSPVHLKILLTSNEAWKTFVRVAELPRDEADALYEALKNLTPYVAIEDKDMQQKDQQFREWFLKQFPQIRWKIQESIERLRVIANEIEEVHRGCVIAKVVSGSTGILSVIGVVLAPFTAGLSLSITAAGVGLGIASATAGIASGIVENTYTRSAELKASRLTATSTDQLEALRDIMRDITPSVLSFALDFDEATKMIANDVRTLRTKATVGRPLIASXYVPINIVETLRTPGAPTRIVRKVAQNLGKATSGILVVLDVVNLVQDSLDLHKGAKSKSAESLRQWAQELEENLNELTHIHQSLKAR